A single Brienomyrus brachyistius isolate T26 chromosome 11, BBRACH_0.4, whole genome shotgun sequence DNA region contains:
- the pdp2 gene encoding pyruvate dehydrogenase [acetyl-transferring]-phosphatase 2, mitochondrial has translation MSGTVASWILRCAQSKSLTLSCSQHRLYSRINRPPPRPVSRPRRTRAARSSSSSSPEFNDGRAPSSQRHSSLEKVDFRLTGAQINGLLRANEQTVQIPEFDGRGLSPVLRFESNQLPANAPNEDRRSVATCLQTKGMLFGVFDGHGGHACAQTVSERLLYYIAVALMPRRSLEEIEYAMENAKPVPPILQWYKHHNDYIYRESASLYVDHLRVFWQELLESEEHGDGMDPQDALAYAFRRLDADISLEAQVPLDSDLMRSTAIQVAFAGSTACLAHVDMEGIHVANAGDCRAVLGVQEEDGSWSSLPLSRDHNARNEAELARVRSQHPKAEEATVVQDERLLGILMPFRAFGDVRFKWSKELQQSVLENSCDLDSLDIYQYTPANYHTPPYLEVTPELTYHRLRPKDRFLILASDGLWDMLSDDEAVRLAAEHLTGVHLQAPVTASERQMNLGQMHSLLLHRCAVPSLDLNSATHLIRHAVGTNEYGELDQERLSAMLALPDDLARMYRDDITVTIVYFNSDLAKAKED, from the coding sequence ATGTCTGGGACTGTGGCTTCATGGATCCTGCGTTGTGCTCAGAGTAAATCCCTCACACTTTCCTGCAGCCAGCACAGACTGTACTCTAGGATAAACCGCCCACCTCCTCGGCCTGTTTCCCGGCCCAGAAGGACTCGGGCAGCCAGGTCCTCTTCCAGCAGTAGCCCTGAATTTAACGATGGTAGAGCCCCCTCTTCCCAGAGGCATTCTTCTCTTGAGAAGGTGGACTTTCGGTTGACTGGCGCGCAGATCAATGGCCTTTTGCGGGCGAATGAGCAGACCGTGCAGATCCCCGAGTTCGATGGCCGGGGCCTCAGCCCCGTGCTGCGGTTCGAGAGCAACCAGCTGCCGGCAAACGCGCCCAACGAAGACCGGCGCAGCGTCGCCACCTGCCTGCAGACCAAGGGCATGCTCTTCGGCGTGTTCGACGGACACGGTGGCCATGCCTGTGCCCAGACGGTGAGCGAGCGGCTCCTCTATTATATAGCAGTGGCTCTCATGCCCCGGCGTAGCTTGGAGGAGATCGAGTACGCCATGGAGAACGCCAAGCCCGTCCCACCCATCCTACAGTGGTACAAGCACCACAACGACTACATCTATCGGGAGTCGGCCTCCCTGTACGTGGACCACCTGCGGGTCTTCTGGCAGGAGCTGCTGGAGAGCGAGGAGCACGGCGATGGCATGGACCCCCAAGACGCCCTGGCCTATGCCTTCCGCAGACTGGATGCTGATATTTCCCTGGAGGCCCAGGTGCCCCTGGACAGTGACCTGATGAGGAGCACAGCCATCCAGGTGGCGTTTGCTGGCTCCACCGCCTGTCTGGCACATGTGGACATGGAGGGCATCCACGTGGCCAATGCCGGTGACTGCCGGGCGGTGCTGGGGGTGCAGGAGGAGGACGGCTCGTGGAGCTCCCTGCCGCTCTCCCGGGACCACAACGCCCGGAACGAAGCGGAGCTGGCGAGGGTCAGGTCCCAGCACCCCAAGGCGGAGGAGGCCACGGTGGTGCAGGACGAACGGCTTCTGGGCATCCTGATGCCATTCAGGGCCTTCGGGGATGTGCGCTTCAAGTGGAGCAAGGAGCTGCAGCAGAGCGTGCTGGAGAACAGCTGTGACCTGGATTCCCTGGACATCTACCAGTACACTCCAGCCAACTACCACACACCACCCTACCTGGAGGTGACCCCGGAACTGACCTACCACCGGCTGCGGCCAAAGGATCgcttcctgatcctggcttCAGATGGGCTGTGGGACATGCTGAGCGACGACGAGGCCGTGCGGCTGGCTGCCGAGCACCTCACCGGGGTCCACCTCCAAGCGCCCGTGACGGCCAGCGAGCGGCAGATGAACCTGGGTCAGATGCACAGCCTGCTGCTGCACCGCTGTGCCGTGCCCTCCCTCGACCTCAACTCCGCCACGCACCTCATCCGGCACGCCGTCGGCACCAACGAGTACGGGGAGCTTGACCAGGAGCGCCTGTCTGCAATGCTGGCGCTGCCCGACGACCTGGCTCGGATGTACCGTGATGACATCACAGTCACCATTGTCTACTTCAACTCCGACCTCGCCAAGGCCAAAGAGGATTAA